One Meiothermus sp. CFH 77666 genomic window carries:
- a CDS encoding HAD family hydrolase, which produces MVRAILFDLDETLILDHPVSLHALRSCAFYAASWYSLDIPRLIQTAEQTSVRLWKSSPVFDYTQRIGHSAGEGLWARYEVQTHPALKTLHDWAPAFRVAVWNESLAEQDIHDDALSEALAHRYLSERRLYPRYPEVDALLKALTGYKLGIVTNGVPDLQREKLEGSLLQDRFQAIVVSGELDIGKPQPGIFEHICQELEVDPAACVMVGDNPERDIAGAANAGMKSVWVERGFKPKDPQHKADLEVTNLLQMLPWLEAQ; this is translated from the coding sequence GTGGTTCGCGCTATTCTGTTCGATCTCGACGAAACCCTCATCCTCGATCACCCGGTCTCGCTCCACGCCTTGCGAAGCTGCGCCTTTTATGCGGCTTCCTGGTACAGTCTGGACATTCCCCGCCTGATTCAGACTGCCGAACAGACGTCGGTGCGCCTGTGGAAATCCTCGCCGGTATTTGATTACACCCAGCGCATCGGTCATAGTGCGGGGGAGGGGCTCTGGGCCCGCTACGAAGTGCAGACCCACCCCGCCCTGAAAACCCTCCACGACTGGGCCCCAGCCTTTCGGGTAGCTGTCTGGAATGAATCGCTGGCCGAACAGGACATACACGACGACGCTCTCAGCGAAGCCCTGGCCCACCGCTACCTGAGCGAGCGGCGACTGTACCCACGCTATCCCGAAGTAGATGCGCTGCTTAAGGCCCTCACCGGCTACAAATTGGGCATTGTGACCAACGGGGTGCCCGACCTGCAGCGAGAGAAGCTCGAGGGCTCCCTTCTGCAAGACCGCTTTCAGGCCATTGTGGTCTCGGGTGAGCTGGACATCGGCAAGCCCCAGCCGGGCATTTTTGAGCACATCTGCCAGGAGCTCGAGGTAGATCCTGCAGCTTGCGTGATGGTGGGGGACAACCCCGAACGCGATATTGCAGGGGCGGCCAATGCGGGCATGAAATCGGTCTGGGTGGAGCGCGGCTTCAAGCCCAAAGACCCCCAACATAAGGCCGACCTCGAGGTGACCAACCTGCTACAGATGCTCCCCTGGCTGGAGGCGCAATGA
- a CDS encoding cytoplasmic protein, which produces MTYPEAYRHSSHHRSEVLQSELCGCFYCLRIFPPGEIEEWVDEGQTALCPYCGMDAVLGSASGIHLSEDFLSQMRERYF; this is translated from the coding sequence ATGACGTATCCCGAAGCCTATCGGCACTCCTCCCACCACCGCTCGGAGGTTTTGCAGAGTGAACTGTGCGGCTGCTTCTACTGCCTGCGTATTTTTCCCCCCGGCGAAATCGAAGAGTGGGTGGACGAAGGCCAGACCGCGCTGTGCCCCTACTGCGGCATGGATGCTGTGCTGGGCTCGGCTTCGGGTATACATCTGAGCGAAGATTTCCTGAGCCAGATGCGGGAGCGCTATTTCTAG
- the ruvA gene encoding Holliday junction branch migration protein RuvA → MVRYLRGTVLKKSQSSAVLLVGGVGLEASCPASTLAQLSEGQEATLHTKLVVREDDLSLFGFADERSLELFELLLTVSGVGPRVALNLLSSQTPALLARALAEGDLRLLTAAQGVGKKLAERIALELRGKVPAHLMGEGGAIVRSTHTQEAELALVTLGFREGQVRSVVAEIAQKNPEASTQELIKLALKALR, encoded by the coding sequence GTGGTTCGCTACCTCAGAGGAACGGTACTCAAAAAGTCCCAGAGCAGCGCCGTGTTGCTGGTAGGGGGTGTGGGTCTGGAGGCCAGTTGCCCGGCCTCCACGCTAGCCCAGCTCAGCGAAGGGCAGGAAGCCACCCTGCACACCAAGCTCGTCGTCCGCGAGGACGACCTCTCGCTCTTTGGCTTCGCCGACGAACGCAGTCTGGAGCTATTTGAGCTACTGCTCACGGTCTCGGGGGTGGGGCCCAGGGTGGCCCTCAACCTGCTCTCCTCGCAAACCCCAGCCCTGCTGGCCAGGGCGCTGGCCGAGGGCGATTTGCGCTTGCTCACGGCGGCCCAGGGCGTGGGCAAGAAGCTGGCCGAGCGGATTGCCCTCGAGCTGCGCGGCAAGGTACCGGCCCACCTGATGGGCGAAGGGGGCGCCATCGTTCGCAGTACCCATACCCAGGAGGCCGAGCTGGCCCTGGTCACGCTGGGTTTCCGCGAGGGTCAGGTGCGCAGTGTGGTGGCCGAAATTGCCCAGAAAAACCCCGAGGCCAGTACCCAGGAACTCATCAAGCTGGCCTTGAAGGCGCTGCGTTAG
- a CDS encoding enoyl-CoA hydratase-related protein, whose translation MSVLLKELHEGILTLTLNRPEAINALTTEMLRELGKVLAKEAPAPEVRVVVLRGAGRGFCSGQDLREFEGQRISYKAHLRNYQSVVEGLANLEKPVLAAIHGAAAGAGLSLALACDLRVAATDAVFTTGFSKIGLIPDAGMNYHLPRILGYAKAFELSVLSPRLKAEEALALGLVNRVMASETFSEEVGKLALELAQGPTKTYGLIKRALRRSASATLEEMLEYEALLQEVAGRTEDHQEGVQAFYEKRPARFQGK comes from the coding sequence ATGAGCGTCTTGCTAAAAGAGTTGCACGAGGGCATCCTGACCCTCACGCTGAACCGCCCCGAGGCCATCAACGCCCTCACCACCGAGATGCTGCGGGAGCTCGGCAAGGTGCTGGCCAAAGAAGCCCCCGCACCCGAGGTGCGGGTGGTGGTACTGCGAGGCGCGGGCCGCGGCTTTTGCTCGGGTCAGGATTTGCGCGAGTTCGAGGGCCAGCGCATATCCTACAAGGCCCACCTGCGCAACTACCAGTCGGTGGTGGAGGGGCTGGCCAACCTGGAAAAACCCGTGCTGGCGGCCATCCACGGCGCCGCTGCGGGGGCCGGGCTATCGCTGGCGCTGGCCTGCGACCTGCGGGTGGCTGCCACCGACGCCGTATTCACCACCGGCTTCAGCAAAATTGGGCTCATTCCCGACGCCGGGATGAACTACCACCTGCCCCGAATATTGGGTTATGCAAAAGCCTTCGAGCTATCGGTGCTCTCGCCCCGCCTGAAGGCCGAGGAAGCCCTGGCCCTGGGCCTGGTGAACCGGGTCATGGCCAGCGAGACCTTCTCGGAGGAGGTTGGGAAGCTGGCCCTCGAGCTTGCCCAGGGGCCCACCAAGACCTACGGCCTGATTAAGCGGGCCCTGCGGCGCAGCGCCAGCGCCACCCTGGAAGAGATGCTCGAGTACGAGGCATTGCTACAAGAGGTAGCGGGCCGCACCGAGGACCACCAGGAGGGTGTACAGGCCTTCTACGAAAAACGCCCCGCCCGGTTTCAGGGAAAGTAG
- a CDS encoding enoyl-CoA hydratase-related protein, which yields MYKNILVETHGRVGLVKLNRPKQLNALNTATLRELAQAIGAFEQDEAIGAMVITGNERAFAAGADIAEFQQTSLSDLMRGLRADQYETLRKVRKPLIAAVSGFAYGGGCELAMICDLIVASDTARFAQPEINLGIIPGGGGTQRLTRQVGKYLAMEVILAGRVLSAWEALQHGLVNRVVPVELYLEEALELAQTIASRAPLAARLAKDAVNRAQDMSLENGLGLERSNFLIAFGSEDKHEGTTAFVEKRKPVWKGQ from the coding sequence ATGTACAAGAACATTCTGGTCGAAACCCACGGGCGTGTAGGGTTGGTGAAGCTCAACCGGCCCAAACAACTCAACGCCCTCAACACCGCGACCCTGCGCGAACTGGCCCAGGCCATAGGGGCCTTCGAGCAGGACGAAGCCATCGGCGCTATGGTCATCACCGGCAACGAGCGGGCCTTTGCCGCCGGGGCCGACATCGCCGAGTTTCAGCAGACCAGCCTGAGCGACCTGATGCGGGGGCTCCGGGCCGACCAGTACGAGACCCTGCGCAAGGTTCGCAAACCCCTGATTGCGGCGGTTTCGGGGTTCGCCTACGGTGGGGGCTGCGAACTGGCCATGATCTGCGACCTGATTGTAGCTTCCGATACCGCCCGGTTTGCCCAGCCCGAGATTAACCTGGGCATCATTCCCGGCGGCGGCGGCACCCAGCGCCTCACCCGGCAGGTCGGCAAGTACCTGGCCATGGAGGTCATTCTGGCCGGACGGGTGCTCTCGGCCTGGGAGGCCTTGCAGCATGGGCTGGTGAACAGGGTGGTTCCGGTAGAGCTCTATCTGGAGGAGGCCCTCGAGCTGGCCCAGACCATCGCCAGCCGGGCACCCCTGGCCGCACGACTGGCCAAAGATGCGGTGAACCGGGCACAGGATATGAGCCTGGAAAACGGACTGGGCCTCGAGCGCAGCAACTTCCTGATTGCCTTTGGCAGCGAAGATAAACACGAGGGCACCACGGCTTTTGTGGAGAAACGCAAACCGGTATGGAAGGGACAGTAA
- a CDS encoding cupin domain-containing protein produces MSVFPEWFKAFKQVEIWPGMDMAVLSGHKGQVGFAQVQEETYVPEHAHDGQWGVVLEGEVEFLIGGERKVFRKGDYYHIPGGVPHSARLAAGTAFIDVWENERFPAERLK; encoded by the coding sequence ATGAGCGTCTTTCCAGAGTGGTTCAAAGCCTTCAAACAGGTGGAAATCTGGCCTGGTATGGATATGGCGGTGCTCTCGGGGCACAAGGGGCAGGTGGGGTTTGCCCAGGTGCAGGAGGAAACCTATGTCCCCGAGCACGCCCACGACGGACAGTGGGGCGTGGTGCTGGAGGGTGAGGTAGAGTTCCTCATTGGCGGCGAGCGAAAGGTCTTTCGCAAAGGCGATTATTACCACATTCCCGGTGGCGTGCCCCACAGCGCCAGGCTGGCCGCAGGTACCGCCTTTATTGACGTCTGGGAAAACGAGCGGTTTCCAGCAGAGCGGCTCAAGTAA
- a CDS encoding aspartate kinase, with the protein MALIVQKYGGTSVGDLERIHKVAQRIHHYLEKGHQIAVVVSAMGRMTDELIALAKRVNKRPPQRELDMLTTIGEQQSVALLSMQLNAMGIPARGFTQHQIGITTDGRFGDARILRVEPTLIQQSLDRGEVAVVAGFMGTTPEGELTTLGRGGSDTTAVALAAALGAQECEIFTDTEGVYTTDPHAIPEAQKLSKIGYDQMLEMAALGARVLHPRAVYYGKRYGVKIHVRSSFSYNPGTLVTEDGMELDRPVTGVALDDEIAQIGLVGIPDRPGIAAQVFEALARKGVAVDMIIQGVPGHEASRTQMAFTVNQDFAEEAMEALEPVLAEIGGEAQLRRDICKISIVGVALASTPGIPARMFQALSSVGANIDMIATSEVRISAIIPLQSAEAALRAVHSAFELDKPVVG; encoded by the coding sequence ATGGCGCTGATTGTCCAGAAATATGGTGGAACCAGTGTGGGCGACCTCGAGCGCATCCACAAGGTAGCCCAGCGCATCCATCACTACCTCGAGAAGGGGCACCAAATTGCGGTGGTGGTCTCGGCCATGGGCCGCATGACCGACGAGCTGATTGCCCTGGCCAAGCGGGTCAACAAACGCCCGCCCCAGCGGGAGCTGGACATGCTAACCACCATTGGCGAGCAGCAGTCGGTGGCGTTGCTCTCGATGCAACTCAACGCCATGGGCATCCCGGCGCGGGGGTTTACCCAGCACCAGATCGGCATTACCACCGATGGGCGCTTTGGCGATGCCCGCATTCTGCGGGTGGAGCCCACCCTCATCCAGCAGTCGCTGGATAGAGGAGAGGTGGCGGTGGTGGCGGGCTTCATGGGCACTACCCCCGAGGGCGAACTCACCACTTTGGGGCGGGGCGGCTCCGACACCACGGCGGTTGCCCTGGCCGCCGCCCTGGGGGCTCAGGAGTGCGAGATTTTTACCGATACCGAAGGGGTCTACACCACCGACCCCCACGCCATTCCCGAGGCCCAGAAGCTCAGCAAAATCGGCTACGACCAGATGCTCGAGATGGCCGCGTTGGGGGCGCGGGTGCTGCACCCTCGGGCGGTTTACTACGGCAAGCGATACGGGGTGAAAATCCACGTGCGCAGCAGTTTTTCCTATAACCCTGGCACCTTAGTGACGGAGGATGGTATGGAACTCGATCGCCCTGTGACGGGGGTGGCCCTCGACGACGAAATCGCCCAGATTGGCCTGGTAGGCATTCCTGACCGGCCCGGCATCGCAGCCCAGGTTTTTGAAGCGCTGGCCCGCAAAGGGGTGGCGGTAGACATGATTATTCAGGGGGTTCCCGGTCACGAGGCCAGCCGTACCCAGATGGCCTTCACGGTTAACCAGGACTTTGCCGAGGAGGCCATGGAGGCCCTCGAGCCCGTTCTGGCCGAAATTGGCGGCGAGGCCCAGCTCCGCCGCGACATCTGCAAAATCTCCATCGTGGGGGTGGCCCTGGCCTCCACCCCCGGTATTCCGGCCCGCATGTTCCAGGCGCTCTCGAGCGTGGGCGCCAACATAGACATGATTGCCACCAGCGAGGTGCGGATTTCCGCCATTATTCCCTTGCAGTCGGCGGAGGCCGCCCTGCGGGCTGTGCACAGCGCTTTTGAGCTGGACAAGCCGGTAGTAGGCTAG